Genomic DNA from Acuticoccus sp. MNP-M23:
CTCCACCATCTGGATGCGCGAGCCGATGGCTGTGCCGAATACGACAAAATAAAGCGAAGTGGTGATCACGGGCGAAATCAGCGACTGGCCGACAGTGCGGATCGCTCGCATCATCTCGTGCTGGTAGATGGCCCAGACGGCGCGCGCGTTCATTGTGCGTCTCCCTTCGCGTGATCGTCTCCGTTGTGAACCAGCTCCACGAAAATCTCCTCCAGCGAACGCTGGTGCGTGTCGATGTCGGCAACGCCGAGGCCTGCAGCCTGCATGTCCGACAGGAGCGTGCCGATGGCCGTATCCGACGCCGCGTAGGTGTACTCCAGCGCCTGCCCGTCCTGGGCGAGGGTGAGGCCGTACTGGTCTAGGCTTGCCGGCACCTCTGCGATGCTCTCGGTCAGGTGAAGACGCATCTGGCGGCGCCCCAGCCGCTGCATCAGCGCAGCCTTCTCTTCCACCAGCAGGATGCGGCCGCCGGAAATGACGCCGACCCTGTCGGCAATGGCTTCGGCTTCCTCGATGTAGTGCGTGGTGAGGATGGTGGTGACACCCTCCTCCTTCAGCCGGCCGACGATGGCCCACATGTCCTTGCGCAGCTCCACGTCCACGCCCGCGGTGGGCTCGTCGAGAAACAGGATCTTCGGTTCGTGCGACAGTGCCTTGGCAATGAGGCAGCGGCGCTTCATGCCGCCCGACAGTTCCTTGGTGCTGGCGTCGCGCTTGTCCCAGAGGGAAAGCATGCGCAACAGCCTTTCGATGTGCGCCGGGTCTTTTTTGAGGCCGAACAGGCCGCGTGAGAACCGGACCGTGTCCATCACCTTCTCGAACGGCTCCAGCACGATTTCCTGCGGGACGAGCCCGATCATCCGGCGGGCCTCGCGATAGTCGTTCACGATGTCGTGCCCGGCGACGCTCACCGTTCCGCCGGTGGGACGGACGAGGCCGCAGATGATGGAGATCAGCGTTGTCTTGCCAGCGCCGTTGGGGCCCAGAAGGGCCAGAATTTCGCCTTTTTCAATGTCGAGCGTCACGTCGTCGAGTGCCGTATGGCCTGAAGCGTAGGTCTTGCTGAGACCTGCCACCCTCAAAATCGTCTCTCGCATATTGCTCCGTCCGGGTCGGTTTGGCCGCGGCTTTACCACATATCCCGCGCGGATGGACGACCCGCGCCGG
This window encodes:
- a CDS encoding ABC transporter ATP-binding protein — its product is MRETILRVAGLSKTYASGHTALDDVTLDIEKGEILALLGPNGAGKTTLISIICGLVRPTGGTVSVAGHDIVNDYREARRMIGLVPQEIVLEPFEKVMDTVRFSRGLFGLKKDPAHIERLLRMLSLWDKRDASTKELSGGMKRRCLIAKALSHEPKILFLDEPTAGVDVELRKDMWAIVGRLKEEGVTTILTTHYIEEAEAIADRVGVISGGRILLVEEKAALMQRLGRRQMRLHLTESIAEVPASLDQYGLTLAQDGQALEYTYAASDTAIGTLLSDMQAAGLGVADIDTHQRSLEEIFVELVHNGDDHAKGDAQ